One window of Helicobacter sp. MIT 99-5507 genomic DNA carries:
- a CDS encoding c-type cytochrome, producing the protein MQSLLNDSVTILGLLGALAILILTAFIVSTYLNKMKHSKADGVLTQENWDGIKEFKNDLPIGWSTIFLCVIIWALWYMFIGYPLNAYSQIGEYNREVNNYNKSFEEKWTNLSESELSIMGDNIFQVQCSQCHGIDKSGIDGKAANLNSWGRKEYIVNVILKGSKGMNFLAGEMVPIAISKEEAEAIADFVMAEISNSKTPANAETIAKGKELFSVNCVACHGVDGKGVEGMADFAPDLSKYGTHEFLQIVLSRGKNGHIGKMPSFDYVNFDEIQEKALNSFILSDE; encoded by the coding sequence ATGCAATCTTTATTAAATGATAGTGTAACCATACTAGGTCTGCTTGGAGCTCTTGCTATTTTAATATTAACTGCATTTATAGTTAGCACATATTTAAATAAAATGAAGCATAGCAAAGCAGATGGTGTATTAACACAAGAAAACTGGGATGGAATAAAAGAATTTAAAAATGACTTGCCTATAGGTTGGTCTACTATATTTTTATGTGTGATTATTTGGGCATTGTGGTATATGTTTATTGGATACCCACTAAATGCTTATTCACAAATTGGTGAATACAATAGGGAAGTAAATAATTACAATAAAAGTTTTGAAGAAAAATGGACAAACTTGAGTGAGTCAGAATTAAGCATTATGGGTGACAATATATTTCAAGTTCAATGCTCACAATGTCATGGTATAGATAAAAGCGGTATTGATGGTAAAGCTGCAAATTTAAATAGCTGGGGAAGAAAAGAATATATAGTAAATGTCATACTAAAAGGTAGCAAAGGTATGAATTTCTTAGCTGGTGAGATGGTGCCAATAGCAATTAGCAAAGAAGAAGCAGAGGCTATTGCAGATTTTGTTATGGCAGAAATATCAAATTCAAAAACACCAGCTAATGCAGAGACTATTGCAAAAGGTAAAGAATTATTTAGTGTTAATTGTGTAGCTTGTCATGGAGTAGATGGAAAAGGAGTAGAAGGTATGGCAGATTTTGCTCCAGATTTATCAAAATATGGCACACATGAATTTTTACAAATCGTGCTATCAAGAGGTAAAAATGGTCATATAGGTAAAATGCCTTCATTTGATTATGTGAATTTCGATGAAATTCAAGAAAAAGCATTAAATAGCTTTATACTATCTGATGAATAA
- a CDS encoding cytochrome c oxidase, cbb3-type, CcoQ subunit codes for MLEFLIEARAYIYFVATILLVIFLYSYIYYMYSAQQSGKKDYEKYARLALDDDILDTPIEPKQTNKDKGDK; via the coding sequence ATGCTAGAATTTTTAATAGAAGCTAGGGCATATATATACTTTGTTGCAACTATACTGCTTGTTATATTTCTATACTCATATATATATTATATGTATAGTGCTCAACAAAGTGGTAAAAAAGACTATGAAAAATATGCAAGACTTGCTTTAGATGATGATATTTTAGATACACCAATAGAACCAAAACAAACAAATAAAGATAAGGGGGATAAATAA
- the ccoO gene encoding cytochrome-c oxidase, cbb3-type subunit II: MFSWLERNPFFFTVAFIVVFSIAGLVEILPNFAKTARPIEGLKPYSILELAGKQVYMKEGCYNCHSQLIRPFKAETDRYGEYSKSGEYAYDRPFLWGSKRIGPDLHRIGDSRSSDWHANHMYEPTSVVPNSIMPNYKHTFKKDTDFETAYAEAYTVKTLFGVPYDANENSVKLGSLKEAKTIFMEEAAIIVDEMKNQEVKEAFDRGEVKEIVALIAYMNSLGQKRRTSAQ, translated from the coding sequence ATGTTTAGTTGGTTAGAAAGAAATCCATTCTTTTTTACGGTTGCTTTTATAGTAGTATTTTCTATTGCTGGACTTGTTGAAATACTTCCTAATTTTGCAAAAACTGCAAGACCAATAGAAGGATTAAAACCTTATAGCATTCTTGAGTTAGCAGGAAAACAAGTATATATGAAAGAAGGTTGCTACAACTGCCATTCACAGTTAATTAGGCCTTTTAAAGCAGAAACTGATAGATATGGTGAATATAGCAAAAGTGGTGAATATGCTTATGATAGACCATTTTTATGGGGTTCAAAGAGAATTGGACCTGATTTACATAGAATCGGAGATTCAAGAAGTTCTGATTGGCATGCAAATCACATGTATGAACCTACTAGTGTAGTGCCTAATTCCATTATGCCAAACTATAAGCATACATTTAAAAAAGATACTGATTTTGAAACAGCTTACGCAGAAGCATATACTGTAAAAACATTATTTGGTGTTCCATACGATGCTAATGAAAATTCAGTAAAACTAGGAAGCTTAAAAGAAGCTAAAACTATATTTATGGAAGAAGCGGCAATAATTGTCGATGAAATGAAGAATCAAGAAGTGAAGGAAGCATTTGATAGAGGTGAAGTAAAAGAAATAGTTGCATTGATTGCATATATGAATAGCCTAGGTCAAAAAAGACGAACTTCAGCTCAGTAA
- the ccoN gene encoding cytochrome-c oxidase, cbb3-type subunit I, producing MHTNGVLEYDYSIAKLFIWTTLIFGIVGMLIGVIIAFQMAYPALNHIAGEYGIFGRLRPIHTNGVIYGFTLSGIWAAWYYLGQRVLKITYKQHTFLKIVGLLHFWIYLLLLVVAVISLFAGITQSKEYAELPWILDLVVVVVWILWGISLFGSMAVRKEHTLYISIWYFIASFVAISFLYIFNNLAIPTYFVSGVGSIWYSVSMYAGTNDAMVQWWWGHNAVAFVFTSAIIGVMYYFLPKESGQPIFSYKLTLFSFWGLMFVYIWAGGHHLIYSTTPDWVQTLGSVFSVVLILPSWGTAINMLLTMRGQWHQLRESPMIKFLILASTFYMLSTLEGPIQSIRSVNALAHFTDWIVGHVHDGVLGWVGFTIIAACYHMVPRICKREIYSRKSMDMQFWIMTLGIILYFSSMWISGITQGMMWRATDEFGSLAYSFIDTVSALHLYYVIRSIAGVLYLLGFIMFVYNIIMTMIAGRELDKEPQYATPMSNK from the coding sequence ATGCATACAAATGGTGTATTGGAATACGACTATTCCATAGCAAAGCTGTTTATATGGACAACTTTGATTTTTGGTATAGTTGGTATGCTAATTGGTGTAATTATTGCTTTTCAAATGGCTTACCCAGCACTAAATCATATTGCTGGAGAATATGGTATTTTTGGGAGATTAAGACCAATTCATACAAATGGTGTAATATATGGTTTTACACTTAGTGGAATCTGGGCTGCATGGTATTATTTAGGACAAAGAGTCTTAAAAATAACATATAAACAACATACTTTTTTAAAAATAGTAGGTTTATTGCATTTTTGGATATATTTGCTTTTATTAGTAGTTGCTGTTATATCTCTATTTGCTGGAATAACACAATCTAAAGAATATGCAGAATTACCTTGGATACTTGATTTAGTCGTAGTAGTAGTATGGATATTATGGGGGATAAGCTTATTTGGCTCTATGGCAGTTAGAAAAGAGCATACTCTATATATCAGTATTTGGTATTTTATAGCAAGCTTTGTTGCAATATCATTTTTATATATCTTTAACAACCTTGCAATTCCTACTTATTTTGTTTCTGGTGTTGGTAGTATTTGGTATTCTGTATCTATGTATGCAGGAACAAATGATGCTATGGTGCAATGGTGGTGGGGACATAATGCTGTTGCGTTTGTATTTACTTCAGCAATTATTGGTGTTATGTATTATTTCTTACCAAAAGAATCTGGACAACCAATATTCTCATATAAACTTACTTTATTTTCATTCTGGGGATTAATGTTTGTATATATTTGGGCTGGCGGACACCATCTAATCTACTCTACAACTCCAGATTGGGTGCAAACACTAGGTTCTGTATTTTCAGTTGTGCTAATTTTACCTTCTTGGGGAACTGCTATTAACATGCTTTTAACGATGAGAGGGCAATGGCATCAATTAAGAGAATCTCCAATGATTAAATTCTTGATATTAGCATCTACATTCTATATGCTTTCAACTTTAGAGGGACCAATTCAATCAATTAGATCTGTTAATGCGCTAGCTCACTTTACAGATTGGATAGTAGGACATGTTCATGATGGAGTTTTAGGCTGGGTAGGATTTACAATCATTGCAGCTTGTTATCATATGGTTCCTAGAATCTGCAAAAGAGAAATATATTCTAGAAAAAGTATGGATATGCAATTCTGGATAATGACACTTGGAATTATTCTTTATTTCTCAAGTATGTGGATATCAGGTATTACTCAAGGTATGATGTGGAGAGCTACTGATGAATTTGGAAGCTTGGCATATTCATTCATTGATACAGTATCAGCATTGCATTTATATTATGTGATTAGATCTATAGCTGGTGTATTATACTTGCTTGGATTTATTATGTTTGTTTATAATATTATAATGACTATGATTGCAGGTAGAGAGCTTGATAAAGAACCTCAATATGCAACTCCTATGTCTAATAAATAA
- the luxS gene encoding S-ribosylhomocysteine lyase: MPLLDSFKVDHTRMPAPAVRLAKVMQTPKGDDICVFDLRFTIPNKELLSEKGIHTLEHLFAGFMREHLNSNGVEIIDISPMGCRTGFYMSVIGKPTCDSVKEAWEDSMRDVLRVKNQEDIPELNIYQCGTAAMHSLKEAQEIASKVLDSGIGIMNTDELLLKGF; the protein is encoded by the coding sequence ATGCCATTATTAGATAGTTTTAAAGTAGATCATACAAGGATGCCAGCTCCAGCTGTTAGATTAGCAAAAGTTATGCAAACACCAAAAGGTGATGATATATGTGTTTTTGATTTGAGATTTACAATACCAAATAAAGAACTTTTAAGTGAAAAAGGGATTCATACTTTAGAGCATTTATTTGCAGGATTTATGAGAGAGCACTTAAATAGCAATGGTGTTGAAATAATCGATATTTCACCTATGGGATGTAGAACTGGATTTTATATGAGTGTTATAGGTAAGCCAACTTGTGATAGTGTAAAAGAAGCATGGGAAGATTCTATGCGAGATGTATTGAGAGTAAAAAATCAAGAAGATATTCCAGAATTAAATATTTATCAATGCGGAACTGCTGCTATGCACTCACTAAAAGAAGCACAAGAGATTGCTAGTAAAGTGCTAGATTCTGGTATCGGAATAATGAATACAGATGAATTATTGCTCAAAGGTTTTTAG
- a CDS encoding heavy-metal-associated domain-containing protein yields the protein MKKTLSVDGMSCNHCVQKIQRFVSECEGVKILNIDIDNKILEVDIDDEKRLPYVIEAVEDAGFIVK from the coding sequence ATGAAAAAGACTTTAAGTGTTGATGGAATGAGTTGTAATCATTGCGTCCAAAAGATTCAAAGATTTGTTAGTGAATGTGAAGGCGTGAAGATTCTAAATATAGATATTGACAATAAGATTCTAGAAGTAGATATTGATGATGAAAAAAGGCTGCCATATGTGATTGAGGCAGTAGAAGATGCTGGATTTATAGTGAAATAA